The following is a genomic window from Xiphophorus couchianus chromosome 5, X_couchianus-1.0, whole genome shotgun sequence.
GAAACGTTTCTCCCAAGGAAAGGATTAAGAAAAGGGTTAAactaaagagacaaaaacaacatcagagCCCTCCGTGCAAACAGAACTAACTAAAAATGAAtggtaatgtttctgtgtgttttctgcgaTTTTTGTTAAATGAGCGACTGTTTATTCCAGCATATTGGaagcaattatttatttaatcagtttttaaaaagtactccTCTTACACCAGGGCtcagtaacttttataaaacccAAGCGCCATCTTTGCATTTGGTCCCgctaaacaaaaatcttttagaGCCACAAAATCAACACAACACTTCGAAACAAAATAGCTTGTTTTGATGATgcctacatttatttttaaagtaaaagaacaagtattttacttttgttttcagatgtaATAAATTTTGTCCTATTAAATATGTAATCTTTAGAAAAAATCACATAATAGTTTGCAACTTATTGTTAAACAGGTATAAAATAGCAGGTCTGCTACTGTGAatagtttaaaattaattcatccTTCAATTTACTAATGTAAACTGCCTCaagccatcttttttttttataaatcctATTCATGCgagtacatttttattgtataataaaaaaatttacttaatgATGAATCCCACAGATTATTGGCTATAAGGTCTGTATCCCACTCAGTTTTGCCACTAGGATCACACTTTTACCCAGATCACACTATTCATATTagcattttgtttctgcacCACTGGAAGACATGATGCAAAAGGGGAATAACATTCCTGCAAAACCTACTCACATACTGTAGGTTTTTTTAGTATttacaagtttttcaaaattgtagCTCATCAAAAGCAACACACAGCTTAAAGACACAGCAGGACTTGATGTTCCATaatccccttttttcttttttgctcatGATTAGATCCACatgacatgtttttcaaaatgataGCATACATACAAGATATGAAACAGCATGACACGTGCTTAAGTCTCCTCTTAGAGCATTTCACTAAATTGGTGCATACAGAAAGATGaatctttgcacatttttcttagCATAATCTCTATTGTCTGTCCAGGGTCCTAGGTTTCCTCCAAACAAAGAATTTAGTTTAACATACTGAAATTGAAAAGTTCTGTAcctatttctttacatttttcatagTGTTGAATGTATTGCAGGGTTTCTCTTCTATTAAGAAGTCGATTTAGTAGTCTCTGCAGAATCAATGAGAgacaagcagaaaataaaaagaagtaaatgtataatttatcaTAATGGTTTCCTGCAGCAAGATCCATAAGAAATAAGCTGCTGTTTACATTTATCAGCTGACACAGCAAGAGGATCAGTGGGTGGTCGGATCGGTTTGGACACTTGCATTCACTCATACAGCCTGAagtaattacattaaaaatcaaGAGTAACAATATGAGGGAGTTAAAGCTTTGTTCTGTTGTTTGGTTCAGAAATTACAGCTGAAAGTCCGGATACATAACTAACAGAAAAATCTCTGAAGGgtaatttctttacatttcattcTACATAATATCCTCACACTGTTCCAGGGTTAATGTGCGAAGCACAACTTGTCTCACCAGGATCTCATTAGGTTTAATGAAAGAGAAGAAACTCACAGCAAGCTGCAGTGTGACATTTAACTGGCAGAACATTGGACACAAATAGGTCCATCTTCCAGGAATTAATCAATTGCAGTTCACTTCACACGTTTTAGATTTTGCTATAAACTTTTGTAAACGTGTCAACTGTCCAAACTTTTGTTCCTTTTCATCCTCCCAAAAGGTCTTTATCAATTGCTATGAGGAAGAAAATTGAAGAGAATAGAAacgaaaaagaaacaaagacccAACTGTGATAGAATCATTGAGTAAAATTTGAGacatttgtcttcatttgtgtctttttaatcagtaaaaagacacaaaacagcCTAATAACAACCTAATCTCATATGAAATTAGGTTGTTATTGTTAACAACCTAATTCATTGTTATTGAAATTAGGTGTTTCTGGAAGTGTACATTTCCAGAAACACTTGAATTGAAATTCCTTCTTGCCAATTTGACACCTCTGAGCCGCCAATCATGATGGTCGTCTTTCAAGACATTAATCTTGCTTTGCTCAAGGATTTGAGCCACAAAGCAAGTCTAAATTGCTTAACATATGTTCTCTGTAAGTCCACATTCAGCAGGCTTCACTATTTTCCAGGactgaataaacaaaacttcTCGAGTTAAAAAGTCTCTACGGCCTTACTTAGGAGGCATTGATAGGATTAAATTACACAAGCTCTctctgataataaaaaaagaaagaaaataagctaCTTTCCTTATTCAGTTTTAgattcatgaaaaataaataaataaataaattgatgctTTTTGCTACATCCTGAAATGATGTGATTAGAGATCGTCATTGAAACAttaacaattttgaaaaaaaacaacatttttaccattttgatATTGATAGTAATACGATTACAGTGTCTGCAGCTGGAACCAAAATGCAGGACATTGGAGGCAGGATGAAAGAATAAtagcattttaatgaaaaatatagaGAAAGGTACAAAAACAGAATCAAACAGGAGAATCCAGAAGGAAGCTAATGCAAGTGAGGAACTTATGTGCTTGATTACAGGTGGCTGATGAACAGCTGAGAATGGAGACCAGGCAGGCAGACTGAGGGAGAGAGAATAATGACACAAAAGAACCAGATAAGGcataaacacttaaaaagcACTGATGTAGCAGGAAGTGCAAGAATAGCTAAACAAAGTATAACTAAtaaacaagcagaaaataacAGTCTGAACTAATGAGATCAAGACTGAGcatcaattaaaaatacaaacacagaaagaaaaaaaaaaatccaccccCTGGATATGAGAGATGTACTCGATAATATTAAAAGCTTATATGTCAAAAGCTTATACTGACTGGTCTCCTTAACCAGTCAGTATGGGTCCAAGCTGGGTTAATTTTCACCCTGCTACCATTGTTTCCACTCCCTGCAACACCTTCTGCACAGTCATTGTCTAGTAAGAGCTGATAAGAGTCAGATAAGAGGGAATCATTTCCCATTTCTTTAGAGGAAACCTTGATGGCTCCGTTTGGTTGGTTTTGTTCTGCTGCAATTGAGTATTGGGACAAAAATGTCCATACAATGTCATTTTCCTTTATATAACCATGCTCTGTAATGACattattttgctttcttctttgtTCCTATCATAATTACTGTGCCCATACACTGTCCTGAAAGccttttatgaaaaacaactATTTGAAGTATAACTGCAGTGGAAATATAATAAGCCCTTAGATTTACCAGCATATTAGACCAGACATCCCAAAGTATTTAtgccccttgaacttttccaattttatcaaattacaaacacagacttggatgcattttattgggattttatgtaatagtcCAACCCAAGGTAGTGTGTTAATATGAAGTGgacggaaaaagaaaaattatatttttaattacaataaaatctcaaaagagAGGTatacatttgtaaataatatccaacaaccaattgccttcagaagaaGCATATTTATCTCTTTAAATAATCTCCATTTGAATGTAATctaatcataatttaaaacaaaatgcatttcttcaaaTGCAGAAGTTTGTAAgagaattttattaaacaaactgCATCATGGATACCAAACAGCACAGGAGACAGGTCTAAGATAAAGTTTTTATAGAGTTTTAAAGGATAGTTAGGGTACAAAAATATAACCCAAAATTTTAACATCTCAGGGACCAACTATGGAGCACTGTCCTGTCTGTCTtccaaaagtagaaaaagtgTGGGACAATTTCAGACCTACAGAGACATGGCTGTCCATCTAAACTGACAGGTGTGGGCAAGCAGAGTCTTCATCAGAAAAGCAGGCATTGGTAGCTCTGGGTGAGCTGCAGATATCCACACCTCAAGTAGAAGGATCAATTGCACACCACGGTCTTTAAAtaccagaacattttaaattaaaacctaGTGTCCTCTGACACAAACCTGACTATAAACATCAGCAGTCAATATTAGGTCATTTAGCAAGACAACGATTCAAAATATAAGGCTAAATTAATAAGGAAATGGTCCACAAGACCCAACATCAACTCTTCTTTAATGGACAGCACAAATCCTCACACTACAGAAACTTTTAGGTTGAGCTCAATACAAAGGgatgcaggaaaacaaacaagactCTGGATAGTCTTCAGACACACAAAGAGTGAGTAATGTGGGAATTTCTTCTTCAATCAATAAATGTACTTAgacattatataaaaaaattaatacgaTAGTTTTATATGAATGACCATacgtttattttaaacatactgATGTGTTGTTATCAGCTGTATTAAttgttaatcaaattaattatatAATAGTGTCAAAATTAACCTGAAAATTTCTTCCCCTGACTGCTGGctgtttgtaatttcttttgccATTAAGACAGCTGAGCAGgggattaataaaaaataaaaataaaaactaaaggccagtgtatatgtacatataaaTTACATGTGTGCCAGAACCAGGGACAATTCCTTGTTTTTTCCAACCAAATCTCAGTGTTTTTGACGAGGTTACGTTGACCTTTAATGCTCGCCTGCTGTCCTCGTTGGCAGACAGACACATTCATTAGGCACGGCTCCATCAGCCGCAGATCTCTGGCCGACGCTGCTGCTCATTAAAGCAGAAAGCTGCTTTCACGAAGGAGCCATAAACAGAGACGGAACAAAGACAAAGGCTGGTAGGAAGGATGTGGGGTTGGAAAGATCAAGAAAGCTGAGATAGCATCTGGAGCTGTTTGCACATTGAATTGAACATCGCTATTAAACCTGGGTGATAAAAACCGACAGGGACAGGGCTGAACACgaggaaactttttttctaaaataaaatccttataCTATTTTATAGCCCTGGCTGCTGTTTGTCTTTGCGCCCTCTTTTTATGAAGTCGCAAATTTGATGTCGTCTTTCTGTATTGACAGTAATATCTGTAAACAGCCCATGTTAAGGTGACTTTCTTTTCAACAAAGTCATTAAATCTTTTATATCAAGTAGATCTTGAGAAAAAAGCTTTATGATAAATGATGGACTGCTGATTTAAAATTACTAAAGAAGATGATGTGATTTGTTTTGGTCCTATAAGTGATTTATGTGAATTTGTGCAACATAGAATCCCACCAATCCACTGATCGCCTTCTACTTTGTTCTTCCTCGCACACACTTCAGTTCGATTCAGCTGGAGCTGAATCTAATTTATTGGTATTACAATCCAAAACAATTTCATTGAGACAGAGAATAACAATATAACATCTTTTCCTCAGCCTTTTTCTTATCCCTACTctcattttttcaaatttaatgttAGGTTTAACTGGGTTTAGGTTGAGTCTGGTGGTGTATTGGCATGGATGCTGCACAAACAACTCTGTCGgattaaatattataaatatatataaatatttctcctgttttgtgtctaagaaaatgtaattaccCTGGTTTTCAGATGTGAAATGAATGATATCAATCATAAGTGAGAGTATTGCATTATCTACTCCATGTGGCCTTTCCAGATTTATGATGGCTTAGCATTTCTTCATCCTAGCTCATCTTTGTTTCAGCGCTCCAAAGTCTTTTTTATGTGCCAAcgataaaatatttaaagacaagaGATGAATAGTGCTCATAATGCAAATGGGAAACCATTTTGCtccatttaaaattacatctgTTACAATATGGAGGAAAATTATGCACTTAAACAGGTATtagattaaaaaattaatatgaTAGTTCAACAGGAATGACCACTAAACCCTGTTTATTGTTGTNNNNNNNNNNNNNNNNNNNNNNNNNNNNNNNNNNNNNNNNNNNNNNNNNNNNNNNNNNNNNNNNNNNNNNNNNNNNNNNNNNNNNNNNNNNNNNNNNNNNtgttggtggtggtggtgtttaTATTTATGAGGAAGGTATGGAAATTTAAAACAAGTACattcaaaaaaatacaatagaCAACAAATAGTACGTAATTTAcgtaataaaaatgctaaataaattatattaattaatcATCACCCTTACTCTTTCACAAGTTATATCTGGAAATGATGTTCATCAATGTTGCAAAGCAATACAACATAAAAGTTGTATTGCTTTGCAACATTGCTTTGTGCACTCAGTTAGACTTCATAGTTTacttctcttttaaaaataatgaaaaactgtCCTTTAGTAGTTTCTTGTAAGATGCGAACAGCATCCAGCGGTGTAAACGCGTGGAGGCTTACTATTCGCTCACGGGATTTAAGCTGCGTCGTTGCTTGGCAACTGGACCCCGCGGCATCTTGGAAGTTGTAGTTAATTCAGGGTTTGGTCCGTTTTGCCAGTCCCAGGAAGCGGGAAAGACACAACTACATATCCCAGAGGTCTACTGTTCAAGACAAATCCCACCCCTGTTTGAACACATGACTGTGAGCTGGAGTGAGCTACAATAACACTCTGTTGTGCTTCCAGGTTTAGCCTcgtttgttgttcttttttttggcgCGTAGCTGCTCTTAAAAATGAGGCTGCAGTGTTTGGTGGCGGCGCTTTGGCTCGGCGTGGGTGTCATGGCAGGGAAATACTCTCGGGAGGTGAATGAGCCCACGCAGAGTGATGGCGGTGGGCAGACAGCGGAGTTCAGGATAGCTAAACTCAACCAGGTGTGGGAGAAAGCTAAACGGGTAGGTACCGCAAGACAGAATAATATGTCGCTATCTGCAGTCATGATAAAGCAACAAATTTCTGCGCTCTGGtggaaattaataaatattgaaagGGCTTTAACCGGACGTGTTATTTTTGCCCGTGGATCTCATAGCTGAGAGTGTAACGGTCTCAAGAATCACAAACtctttaataataatgaatagtGAAAAGACTTCAACGCTAATTTTAGCGTTGTGACAAAGAACATTCCCAGCCAAATTAGCACAATCTTTAATTTTAGGCCTTTTAATCGTCATAAACGTCTTAGTTTGACACTGACatggtgttaaatgtttaagGAGCATCCACAGAGGAGTTGTACTGTTCAGTGGTGTTAATAAAGTTGACTGTCATCTGTCTTACGTCGTTCACAGACAGACTGTTGTTGACTTTGCATCAGACTTATCACCTGCACTTCCTCTCTGTATGCTGATCTGTCAATCTTACGGATGAGATCCGCCGTAGTGTGTCGTCATCAGCGACCCTGGTGATGCGGTTTAAGCATCACCAGGTTTAAGCAGTGTATGGTCATGATCAGCAGTAGACCGAGTACACAACCATGAGGCGCTCCAGTTCTCATTGTGCTGGAGACGCAGTCTGGGCTGACGTCTTCCGGTGGGAAAGTACGGCATCCTGTTGGGGAGGGGAGATTGCTCAGCTTTCCAGCCTGTTCATATTCTCAAAGGTGCAGTGAAACAGATCCAGAAGTGGGATGATGGCGTAGTTTGTTGACTAATTGGTTCTAAAGGCAATGTGTATTTAGCAGGAAGGACAATAGAACCAAACTGTATAcactttgtctgttttttttttttattgctactTTCACAGTTTCTTTCTGGACTGATGGAACATTAAAAATAGTAACCAAGCAAACACACTTCTCCTCTTCCTATCAGAGTAATCCTTCATTTTCTGCTCCCTTTGTGTTGACAGATGCAGCTGACACCAGTGCGACAGGCCGAGCTGCACAGTGACCTAAAGATTCAGGAAAAAGATGAGCTgcagtggaaaaaaatgaaggtgGAAGGCTTGGATGAGAACGGGGAGAAAGAAGCCCAGCTCAGGCGCAACTTTAACGGTGAGAACAGCCTAAAGTGAGACAATAagtctgttctttttttattttggttttaagaaatttaaatgtgtatttatagtTCAACACCATTGACAGTATTTAACACCAATAATAAATATGGACAGTTCAAGCTGACATAATCCTGTGCAGGGGAGTTGAGCGTAGGGCAGATTTAAATTTACCAAGAAATGCTTAATCAAGTTAGGATGGAAACAGGAGGTGATATACAAGCGCATGAAAGGATGTTCTCCTGCTAAACTGCAGGTGATGAAGCAGCCGCCCACATAAGTATCTGATGCTTTCTGCCACAAGCAGCAGGTGGACGCCCTCTTCCCTTGTAGCACCTCTGGCAGCAGCTCAGAAACAAGCCGCCGTACCCTCTCCAGTGATCCCATTTAACTCGATTTTCACACGCAACAAATCACTGAAACACTCTTGCTATAAATGTTGATCTTCGGAGCATTAGAGaccaaaaaacatacaaaatgtagagattaatttttcatttttgtaaggAATTTGGCCTGTGTTGAGAGGGAAATCTGATTAAGGTTAATCAGTGACTCCTTGGGCTGGGTTTGAATTTCAGTCAGTTGACAAGCATTGTTGGTCAAAACCCTGTTTAGAATCACTGCTATTTGTTCCTAAGCTAATTTTGCATCCCATCCACCTTGGCTTCATTGAACCCATATGttacataaaccaaaaaaaacaaaaaaaaacgggaTCTGCTGTGAAATGTTAAGACAGGGTAAAAGGTAGCTGTTCActaatagaaagaaaaacagagcttCGCAGtgtaaagcaaaaatatcctcatcacaatattgttttataataatgTACATAATTGTTTGCAATGCAACATTTTTGGCTGTTGTATCCTACAGGGCAGATAAGCATGTTTTACATTCAAAACATATATTATTGATGGGGATTTGTGTATTTCTGCTGAGATTTGATTAAACTCTCAGTCTCAGCATCTCTGTGTTTTAGGACTTGATTAGTGCAGTACATTGTGCCTTCATATAAAGTTGattttgtctctctttttttgtggatGATCTCCTTTTTGTGGATGATCTCtcttttcctttcctctgtGAACTTCTCTCTGGCCTCCCTTTCTCATCCACACTTATTTTCCAACTACTTTCAATTGTAAGAGTCTTTTGCTTATACATGAAATGCAAATATTACAGGTTTTGTCAGCTTGTGCAAtacattcttatttttattgtgtaagCACTTTAATTTCTCCACATTTTATACAACTATTATAGATCAAAATGTCTAAAGATTGTTATCTAAGCTCCTCATTACTCTCAGTGATAGAGTAGCATTTCTGCACCAGCTCCAGCCACCAACTCTCTGTTCTTGCTGgccaacatattttttttttaacaaagagtTCCTGTAAACATTCAGCTAAGCCATGACTTCTTTAGctcttttgtaaatttaaaaatatttatttgtctcaTTATGCAACACCTCTCGTAAAACTCACTGCAAGAATAAAATCTTGCTTTACTATTTGAACTCGTCGATTGAGTCAAAAACAGCATCTCAAAGAAGTACAGAAGTCCATCAGCGCCATAAAATATTATACTACTGCTTCTATTCTGTTTattgaaaagataaaacaacCCTGTGTCCCAGCTTGATGCATTATGGGTTAATATGTCACATATTGTTGCGAATATGTTGCTGAATAAGCTGCTGAAACCCATTTTACTGGAATAGAAAAGTGAGCACAGACTTTCTGAGGGACTAAAGTTCAACTTTATACACTGCAGGAGTATAAAATAGGTGGCAACACTATTTGTTACATtcagagcaaaagaaaacataatgttccataattagattttttatggATTATTAGTTTGTAAGTAAGGTTTTGATCGTGAATATTCAAGtaaatgggttttctttctctccatcatgttgaattttaagttgtttttatttaatgttccaTGAAAcgcaagctttttttttaaacgcccACCTGAAGGCATTGTCAATATAATGACAAAAGTTTATTATGCTTCACCTGCCTTCATTACTACTGATTCTTCcttgctgttattttaaaatgtttgctgtctTTGTTTGGACTAAATGACTTTATCTCAAAAGTTTCAttaatccattcatccattttctaacactcttgtccctagtgggatcGGGAGGGGTCAAAAGATTAATTAATGGACATGCAAATCAGATTAATTTTATGCTGCTACCAACAACAAACTCTGCTGCCGCCATTTTTACAAAGCAAATGGCGTGGCTGTGGATCACAGATTGTAATTATACCATCCTGGTTTTGTTGTGCAGTGATCCTGGCCAAGTATGGCATGGATGGGAAACGGGACATGAGGCCGATGGAGACCAACTCCCTGAAAGACCACGAGGCCAAAGACGGCGATATGTTCGATGATCCCAAACTGGACAAACTCTGGAACAAGGTTTGTGCTCAGATGCAAAGGAGAGAGGAAAGGCGACACAGAAAACTGTTCTTGGTAGCTTTTGAAACACACTCCTCTCTGTTCTCTTTTACCAACAGGCCAAGAGCTCTGGGAAGTTCTCTAACGAAGAGCTGCAGAGCTTAAAGAGGGAATTCCAGCATCACAAAGACAAGATCCATGAGTACAACATCCTGATGGATACAGTCAGCAGGACTGAGGGTGAGCTAAATGTTTCTACTGAAACAAACTGCAGTCCATTCTGCACTTATTGACACTTCATCTGTGCTCACCATTTTTTGGGCCGATTTGAGATTGTCATAACAAGACAACCTTGATTAAAAATACTACAGTATTacaatatttacacacaaatttaaaattgaGAAAATCTATTGATGAAATGATAGtattataaaatttatttattttgatttgcagACTTCAGCAAAAACTAGTTTTTATGTATGCTTTGCATAGAAGGTGGTGCCTTTTTGATATTATCTGGATAATAAGTTGGgctgtttgctttcttttcagCCGTAATAGGCTACATGGCAGACATGTTTCTAATAGCTTATCACTGGTAAttgtaaaatgtcaaactaaCAACACTTTCCAAACCAGCtctttgtgtgtctttttttgcaATCAGTGTTATTTCCaattaacagatttatttattgtgtaagTAAATGATTAGTGCAGTAGCCtttttttcagccagctgatcAGAACCACGTTAACCCATCGAACCTGTTTCTTAGTGAGTGGTAGTTGCTGTAAACTCAAAATTATTTGGACCCTGGTTTTGCTGCATAGCACTGATTTTATCAACCTTTAGTGTTCTAAGCTTCTCGTTGAGTTCTTTGGTCCGGTGGCAGGTATCAGGCAGGGCAGGTTCCTGTCCACCGCTCTTTACTCTGTCACTGCTCATCATGTCAAACTGAGAGATTTAAGCAGAGCTGGCAATCCCCCACAGTGTTTCATCTAGACGTGGAGAGTGGATGGGCGCATCTCTTTTGGGCTGGACTGACACTTTGCTgccgtttccttttttttaaaaaaaatctccacagCATCTATGTCGCTGCGAGACAAGCCggagggtttttttctgcttgtctGATGCATTTAAATATTGAGCCAATCATATGTTGCCTGCAGGGCCTGAGGCTCTATCTCACCACTT
Proteins encoded in this region:
- the lrpap1 gene encoding alpha-2-macroglobulin receptor-associated protein, with the translated sequence MRLQCLVAALWLGVGVMAGKYSREVNEPTQSDGGGQTAEFRIAKLNQVWEKAKRMQLTPVRQAELHSDLKIQEKDELQWKKMKVEGLDENGEKEAQLRRNFNVILAKYGMDGKRDMRPMETNSLKDHEAKDGDMFDDPKLDKLWNKAKSSGKFSNEELQSLKREFQHHKDKIHEYNILMDTVSRTEEIHKNVISPMEGDTKEHLLQQKHTELKEKMRDLNHGFQRLRKISHEGFSQDSVFREPRVIELWEAAKRANLSKDELESLKEELHHFETKVEKHHHYQEQLELSHQKLRHVESLGDTEHIKRNQEKYNTLSEKTREMGYKMKKHMQDLSNKISRQGLQHNEL